Genomic window (Candidatus Fokinia cryptica):
CTAAGAAACCTCGTATTGGGGATGTGATAGTATTTCACTGTGGTTTAGTAAATGCTCCTACATGTATAAAAAGACTGATAGCAATGGAAGGAGATGTAGTGCGAGTACATGGTGTTAATGTATATGTAAATGATGTCATTGTGGGAAAGACTAAAATTGCTGACGGAATTGAAGATTGCGAAACAGGGAAATTATGTAAGTATGTGGAATATAGTGAAAAATTACCAAATGAAAAAGAGTATAATGTGCGCTATAGAGAGGTGATGTATATCCGTGAGAAAGAAGAATTCTCTATTCCAATTAATATGATACGTGCGGAAGGAACTTATGTTGTACCGCGGGGAAAATACTTTTTTATGGGAGATAATAGAGATAATTCTAACGATAGTAGGAATGTTAGCGGCTTAGGGATGGTAGATGAATTAAATCTTATTGGTAGAGCAGAGTACGTTATATGGAATACTGATAGGATAATAAAAGCTATATCAAGTATGAGTATTGTAAAAATAAAAGAAATTTTTAGATCATTATAAATGCAATAATGAAGAAAGACGTACTCCTTATATGTGGTGGACAATCACCAGAGCATGAAATTTCTATAATTTCTGCAAGAAATGTATTCAACTGTCTGAAGGATGATTTTAATGTACTTACAGTGACCATTACTCGCAATGGTATATGGTACTTGCATACATTATTTCCACAAATTACGTCATGTGATGCTGAAAAAGCTAGTAAAGCACAAATTTGCTATTTTATGAAAAATAATAACGGAACTCAGTTGTACACTGAGAAAGGGCAAAAATATAATATAGATGTAGTTTTTCCATTGGTGCATGGTGTGTCAGGAGAAGATGGAATGTTGCAAGGTATGTTGGAATTATATGGTATGAGATATGTTGGAAGTAACATAACAAGTTCCGTTTCTTGTATGAATAAAATTCTTACTAAGAAAATTTTATCTTACCATAACATTAATATTGTTCCTTTTTTAGAAATAAATAAACAGAATTTTATAACTTATTTTGAAGCTTCCGAGAGGTTAGGAGTAAAGGATATGGTTGTAAAGCCATGCAATAGTGGTTCTTCAATAGGAGTTTCGATTGTGCGTTCTGAAGCAGAATATGAAGTAGCGATAAAAAATGCACTGCAATATAGTGTTGATGTACTGGTAGAAGAAATGATAACAGGAATAGAATTAGAATGTAGTATTATTGAAAAAGTAGAAAACAGTCAACGTATATTGATCAGTTCGGATGCTGGTCAGATAGTAGTGGATGATGGATTTTACTCGTACGAAGCTAAGTATTGTAATCAAAAGAATGTTGTCACAGTGATACCTGCTTCAATTACACGTGAGCAGCATGAAATGGTTGCAAATGTTGCAGAATCTGCATTTAAAGCATTGAAATGCAGAGGGTGGGCGAGGGTAGATTTTTTAATGGACAGTGGCAATCTTTACGTGAATGAAATAAATACAATACCTGGCTGCACATCAATTAGTATGTATACGAAATTGCTAGAGCTAAAAGGTATATCGCAGAAGGAAATATTTAAGACTTTAGTAGAACTAACATTAGATGAGGACGTAAAACTCGCATATTCGTATTATTCAGAAAGTGAGATTACATGCAAGTAAGTTTATGTATAATCTGAGAATGAATTTCCATATATTACGAGAATAAAAATTGCATTTTATAGTGAGGCAAATTTAGAAAATTTTGACCTAAAATTATATAAGGTTGGAATGATAAATTAAATAATTTTTCCTGGAGCAATACGCTTTTTATCGCCTTATAACAGCTCGTCCTTTTTTTATAAGATTGCTATATTGCATCGTGATAAGGTAATTCTGTATATATTGAAAAAGCTCGATGGAAACGTTTACGACTATCAATAGACTGGTACCTCCTAAGTAGAATGGTAATGAGTACTTTGAACCTAGCATTTCTGGTACAATACAAACGAATGATATATAAGTTGCACCTATAACATTAAGCTTTATTAGGATGGATTCTATATACTTTGCTGTATGTTCACCTGGTCGTGTACCAGGTATGACTGCTCCATTCCTCTTCAAATTATTTGCAGTATCGGTTGGATTAAAAACGACAGATGTGTAAAAGAAGCTGAAAAAGACTATAAAAATTAGATATAATGTAATATATAGTGGTTTTCCGTATCCAAAATTCTGTAAAAGCCAATTTATTATCGGGTTAGTGGAGGAGCTTAAAAGATTTATAATTGTGGAAGGGAAAATCAGCACAGAACTAGCAAAGATAGGAGCTAAAACACCTGAAGTATTTATTTTCAAAGGTATATGGGTAGAGTCTCCGGAGTATATTTTGTTACCGATCTGTTTTCTAGGATATGTTACTGTAATAGGTCTGTATGCTCTTTCAAAAAATACTATTATGAAAAGAAGTAATGCGGTAAAAAACACGAAGCATAATAATGAAAATATGGAAATAGCATTTACTTTTATCATACTGAATAGAGAGTTGATAGAAGGTATAAGTCCAGCTAAAATCCCAGAAAATATTATCATGGAGCTGCCATTTCCTATCCCGTGTTTTGTGATTTGATCACTTAGCCATATCATAAATACTGTACCACCTACCATACTTATAGTGCCGATTAATCTGAACTGAAATCCAGTTTCGACTACTATGTTTGCATTATCGATTGAAATTTGTTCTGCTCCACTGACTAATCCGTAAGCTTGAAAAAACGCTAAAATGAGAGCTAAATATTTTGTGTATGAGGCAATCTTCTTTCTGCCAGTTTCCCCTCCTTCTTTTTTCATATCACTGAGATAAGGTACTATTGCGGACAATAATTGCATTACGATAGATGCAGTGATATAAGGCATAATGTTAAGACCGAATATTGACATTCGTGACAAAGCTCCACCAGTAAACATATTGAAAACACCTAGCAATCCCTTTGCAGAAGCATCATCTGCAACTTTTTTTAGCACTATTAGATCTATGCCAGGAATTGTGACATAAGTTCCAAATCTGTACACTAAGAGGGCCCCTAGAACGAACAGCACTCTCTTGAGTATTGGCAACATTTTACGTAAGAGAAAATATTCTATACCATGCTATAGCAAAATAATTACAATTTAAAGTACATTAGAAGGATTGTAATCGTTAGTAATGTTATACAAATTGCCTTAATAGTAAACTCTATCTTTCCCCGATATATTTTTAGTAATACTTGGGAAGTGGTAGTGTATACATCTATAATCTTTGATATTCCTTTATTGAGGATGGAGTTTTCGATAAAAGCTGATATATCAGCTGTTTGATATAATCCTTCAATACATTTTGTGTAAAATTCTTCAAAGTAAAATTTTTTATTTACTGTAAGATGCACGGTATTTTTAATTATGTTGGGTATGAGCTGTAATACCGAATATTTGCGATTTATAAGGTATATGACTGCATATCCTGATAATGTGCATATTGTTGGTATGTATTCAATTTGAGAAGATGAATGAAAATTCGTAATATCAGCAAAAATTCCAAAGATGCTAGTGTTGTATCCGGTATAGCCGATTACCGATGATAATAAACTAAGCAATATTAGAGGGACTTTTATTTTCCATGTTCCGGTATTGCTTGAGTTTTTTTGTATGCTTTGGTGGTCATGAAAAATCACTAACAGCATTCTAAAAGAATATATTGCTGTAAAAAATACACCGACTAAGCTCAATATATACGCTACATAGCATAAATTACTATTTGCGGAACTCTTATATATTCCATCTATAATCATTTCCTTAGAAAAAAAACTCCCAAATGGAAAAATTCCAGTGATAGATAAAATTCCAATTACCATAGAGCAGTATGTAAGAGGTATATTTCTAAAAGATAGTTTCATTTTAAAAATATTCTGCTCTCCATGAACTGAATGTATAATATTGCCTGCACATAAGAAGAGTAATGCTTTGAAGAATGCATGAGTTATTAAGTGAAAGATGCCAGCTGAATACAAGTGTATTCCACATGACATAAACATGTATCCCAATTGACTACATGTAGAGTAGGCGATAATCTTCTTTATATCAGTCTGGAAAATTGCCATTATTCCCATAATAAAAGCAGTCATAGCACCAACACTTAGTGTAATATTTGAAGCTATTATAGAATATTCAAATATTGTTTTGCATTTTACTATTATAAAAATCCCTGCTGCAACCATTGTTGCCGCATGTATTAGTGCTGATACTGGAGTTGGTCCCTCCATTGCATCTGGGAGCCATACATGAAAGAATATTTGTGCAGATTTTCCCATTGCTCCTAGTAAAATGCAACATGCGATAATATCTATTGCATTATCATGTCCTTGTAGAGAATTGATATAGATTGTAATTTCTTGAAAATTCGTACTTCCGCATTTTAGTGCTAACTGAATTATTCCAGCTAATAGAAAAATATCTGCTACTCTATTCACTAAAAATGCTTTTAATGCAGCTTTTGTAGCGCTACTTTTTTCAAACCAAAAGCATATCAAGAAGTAAGAACAACATCCTACTCCTTCCCATCCTACGAACATCTGAAGTAAATTTCCCGATGTTACTAGAAATATCATAAAAAATGTAAAGAGAGTAAGGTATAACATATACCTCTTTATTGAGGTGTCATGTTTCATGTACTCAATCGAATACAAGTAAACTAACGTAGAAATTATACAAACTACCAATAAAATCGTAGTGACCATTGAATCTATTGCGATACTGAAATCAAATTTTACATCTCCAACCTCTATCCAATTATACAATGAATGCTGTACCGCTGATGGAAAAAGAAGAATTTTATAAAAAAGTAGTATGGAGGAAAAGAGACTTACTATGATTCCTATTATCGGTATGAAACTGCTATATTTCGTTGTTTTGACTGTATTGCAAAAAAAGTACTGTATTGCACCACTTAGTGGTGGTGCTATTAAAGCAAGTAACGTAAGATGTATCAACATGAGCACTGGAAACGTAGTATTCATTGACGAGTGTGAATAAATTTATTAGAAACATCAAGGCTTGGGTTTCCAAAATTACGTAATTGTTTTATGCAGTATTTTTTAACGAGATCTAGTGAGAAAAAATGTTGATAGTACCTCTACCTTCAAAAAGGTGTTGTAGTTACAATGACCGTTTGTTGCAGTTTTACAACTAGCAAAGGTTTTTCTCGTCTTTATGGAAAATTAATAGTCTTAGATAATGCCTTTTTTACTTACTTCTGAATCTGTTTCGGAAGGACATCCGGATAAAGTTGCAGATCAAATCTCTGATGCAATTCTTGATGCTATTTTGAAACAAGATAAAAATGCCCGTGTGGCAGCAGAAACTGTAGTAGCACGTGGATTGATATTGTTATCGGGGGAGATTACTACTTTTGCTGACGTAGATTACTGTAGTGTAGTTCGTAATACGCTGAAAAGAATTGGGTATACTGAGGATGATTATGGATTTTCATATGACACCTATCCGATATTGGTAAATTATAATAAACAATCATTAGATATAGCACGTGGTATACGAGGTAGAGGTGATTCAGATATTGATGAAGGAGCAGGAGATCAGGGGATTGTATTTGGTTATGCATGTGATGAGACTGACGCACTAATGCCAGCATCTATATATTATTCTCATTGTTTAATGAAAAAGCATTCCAGTGTAAGAAGAAGTGGTACGTTACAATGGTTAAAATCTGATGCAAAAACTCAGCTTACTATAAGGTATGATGAGAAAAATGGTAATCCTATAGCTTTCGATACTATAGTATTTTCTACTCAACATAATGAATTTGTTAAAGATTCTGAGATTAGAGATGGCGTGATAGAGGAGATAATTAAGCCTACGTTACCTGAATATATGGTAGACGAAAATACAAAATTTCTTATTAATCCTGCAGGGCGATTTGTGATAGGTGGGCCGATTGCAGATACTGGCTTAACGGGACGGAAAATTGTTGTTGATACATATGGTTGTGCATCTCCACATGGAGGTGGAGCGTTTTCTGGAAAAGATCCTTCGAAAATTGATAGATCTGGAGCATATTTTGCTCGCTATATTGCTAAAAATATTGTTTCTTCTAAATTAGTAAGGAAGTGTCAAGTGCAGATTGCATATGCTATTGGAGTAGCAGAGCCAGTAAGCATAAACATAAATACATTTGGTGAAAGTAATGTGGATGAACGTGTGTTAGAAAGAGTTGTGCAGCAAAATTTTGACTTAAAGCCACGTACAATTATAGATGTGCTTGATTTATTACAACCAATATATGAAAAAACTGCTGTATATGGACATTTTGGACGAGAAGATGAAGATTTTAAATGGGAAAATACTGATAAAACATATCTGTTTAAATGATTAGAGATTGCATATTATAAGAAAATTATTTAACAAAATTTAAGAAGAAAGTGGCTAAAAATATCGTTTTGCTATTTCCAGGTCAGGGCTCACAATATGTAAAAATGGGGCAAGATTTGTATGAAAAGTTTTCAGTTGCAAGGGAAGTTTTTGAAGAAGTGGATGATGCATTAGAAATGAAACTTACTGATATTATCTTTGGAGATGATATAGAATCGCTTACTACTACATATAATGCACAGCCTTCTATAATGGCTATGTCAATGGCAATTATACGTATCATTAAAAAAGAAATGAAAAAGAAGTTTTATAATAATGTTAATGTTGTAGCTGGTCATTCACTAGGAGAATATTCAGCGCTTTGTGCTATAGACGGTATTAATCTTCGAGATACCGCTAAGCTCTTATTTATGAGGGGGAAAATCATGCATGATACAGCGAAATCATCTACGGGTGGAATGATCGCATTACTTGGATGTTATGATATTTCGATAGTAAAGAAGATTATAGAGTCAGTTAAGCAGTACTGTAGTAGTGATAGTATATGTGAGATTGCGAATGATAATGGTGCTGGACAAGTAATACTTAGTTGTACTGGAGATGCATTAGATAAAGCTTCTGTTATAGCTTCAGGAGTTGGTATTAGAAAAATTATGAAGTTGAATGTTAATATTCCATTTCATTCTTCTATAATGAAGGAAGCTGCCTCATGTTTTGTAGAATATTTGGATGCAATTGATATTAGAGATGTAGATATTCCAATAGTAATGAATTACGATGCAAAAGCACGTACTGTAGCTAAGGAAATAAGGGGAGCAATGATGTTGCAGATGAACAATTTGGTGAGATGGAGAGAATCTATTGAATGTATACTTGAAACGTATCAACCAAGGTATATTGTGGAAATAGGGCCTAAAAGAGTTTTAGGTGATCTTATATCCAGAATGATACCTTATAATTTAAACGTTAAGATATTTTCTACCAGTACAGTGAAGGAACTTTCAGATTTCTTAGATATCGTTTGATAAGTTAATAGTATATTTCGTGATAAGGCGATTTATTTTTTAGATCGCAAGATGAAAGAGGTTTTTTGACTATCAACTTGGGTAAGTGCGTCATTTTTGATGTACTATTGGAGTCAAAAAAAATTTCTCAGGAAATAAACGGATATCTATTTTTGAATACATTCTCATCATTGAAGAGATGTACGGTTGTAACATAGAAAGTGCTTCTTTAGCGTTTTGTTGTGGTAGCATAATGATTGTGCCATTTTTACATACTACATTCCATCTTCTATTTTCAATTAGATGGAGGTAAAGTATGTGCGACGATATGTGACTGATAGTATCGTAAATTATTTTTGCATTATAGATTTTAAATGCTGCATTTTTGCCATATACTGACAGTTTTATCTCAGAAAATGGTTCATATAAAATTCTATTAGTAGCGTTTTGACTGGATAATATATCTCCGTACTGATCTATGAGAAGGAAAGTTGAAGAATCTAGTGATTCATACCATAACGCAAAAGGCTTTCTTTTTTCAGCTGATATAACAGCAGTATTATTAACAGAAACTTTCACTGATATACTTTCCAATAATGTACTTTGAGATGTTAATGTATAGTAAATTTGATACGCAGATGGATGCGTATTACGAAAATTTTCCTCAACGATCTTTTGAAGATATCTTGAAAGCTTTTTATCGCTTGAAAAAACAACTGCACTAAAACAGCAGTCATATACTATCTTTTTATGAAATACGGCGAAGAGAATAAATGCCGAAGCGGCGTAAGCCACAAAAAATAGGAAGTAGCCTGCAAACAGGCAATATATTTTTTCATAAAATGTGTATCTCATTTTAAGTTAGATTCTTTCTAGGTATATATCATCTTCTGTTCTTATACGTACTTCATCTCCATTTTTTATAAATTGGGGCACCATTATCTTGATAGAATTATTGACAATAGCTGGTTTATATGAGCTTGTTACAGTTTGTCCTTTAATGGATTCTTCACATTCCGTAACGGTAGCAACTACTGATTCTGGTAAATTGCACGAGACTATATTTCCTTCATATTTCTGCATTTTTATTATCATACTTTCTCGTAGATAACCAACTTTTTCTTTACCGATCATATCTTCATGTACCGTAATTTGCTCATAACTTACAAAATTGATAAAGAACAAACTTTCTGCAATTCTGTAAAGAAATTGATATTCCTCATCTTCAATGTAGGCTTTTTCAACACTTTCGCTTGTCCTGAAACGTATATTTTTTTTTGTGCTATCTACAACATCTTTTATCTCAGTTTGCATGTAAGCACCACCTTTCCCAGGTTGCACATGCATTATTTTGATGACCCTCATCAGCTTTTTCTCATATAGCAAGATATCGCCTACCCTAATATCTACAGCGGAGATTTTCATAGTGTCATAAAACTATTTCTTCTTACCTTCCTTCATGATAATACGTTCTCCAGCATATCTTACTCCTTTACCTTGATAAGGCTCAGGAGGTCTGAGTTTCCTAATTTCTGATGCAATTTCTCCTACTACTTGCTTATTGATTCCACTAATCACTATCTCCGTTGGTGTTGGAGTTTCAATATTAACATTGCTAGGAATTCCGTAAAAGACTGGATGACTGAACCTTAATTCCAAAACTAATATTTTGCCTCGTATAGCAGCTTTATATCCAGTACCAACTAACTCTAATTTCTTACTAAAGCCAGTGTTTACACCCTGTATCATATTATTAACAACGTTTCTTGCGGTACCCCACATCGATCTACCGAACTTCTCTTCACTATTTGTACTTACTGTCAGCAAATTACCATCATAACGGAACTGTACAAGTTCTGGAAAAGAAAACTCAAGCTCACCCTTAGGACCGGAAGCTTTAATATAGCTACCATCTATCTTTAATGATATTCCTGCAGGAACTGTAACAGGCATTTTGCCAACTCTAGACATTCCTATGAAAAAATCTATTTATCTTCGTATGAATAATACATACACGTACTCATATAGAAGATCAATGTATAGACCGTTTTTGAGATAGCAAATTATTTTCTAGTGAAATGATATTTTGCATAATTTTATGCTCATGATAACATTCGAATTGTTAACGAAATGATTAGCAATAAAGCTATGGTTACACCGATGATGATGCAGTATTTCGCCATCAAGAAAGCTAATAATGAATATATGCTCTTTTACAGAATGGGTGATTTTTATGAATTATTTTTCGAAGATGCAGTTATTGCTGCAAAAGTACTCAATATAGTACTTACAAAGCGTGGTAAGTGCGACGAAATTGATGTACCGATGTGCGGTGTTCCATATCATTCAAGCAGTTTTTATATACAGAAGTTACTTAAAGCTGGTTATAAGGTAGCTATTTGTGAACAATTAGAGACTGCTGAGGAAGCTAAAAAAAGAGGTATGAAAACTCTTGTAAAGAGAGAAATTGTGAGGGTGATCACCCAAGGTACTTTTTTCGAAGAAGAAATGGAAAATGATGTGACACATAAGTACATTGCATCTGTTCATTTATGTAAGCATGGTGGTAATAGCGATGAAGGATTTTGTTTAGCTGTTCTTGATCTTAGTACTGTTGATTTTTCTATTATTAAAGGTCAGAGAAAGGATTTTATGAATTACTTGTATGAATTTAGAATTATAGAATTACTGTGTGCAGATAAAGTTGCAGAAAAATGTGAATGGATACGAGAAGCATTGCATCTTTATAGTTCTAATAAAGTCATTACCAGAAGACCTGATGTTTTATTTAGCTATAACAGAGCAATAGAAGTTATGAAGGACGTATATAATCTTCCTACCGTATCTTCTTCTTTCGGTTTTGATGAACATGAGATTATTGCTATAGGTGTGCTACTGGAATATATCAAATTCACTCAAAAAGAACATATACCGCAACTAAATTTACCAAAAAAAAGAGATGATAACATTTTTGTAAAAATAGACGTTGCAACGAGAAAGCATTTAGAGATAGAAGATAGTGTCAATGAGGGTAATACGTTGTTTTCTGTAATAGATTATACTGTTTCTAGCATCGGAAAGCGTCTTCTAAAAACTTATCTTAGAACAGTATCGAAGGAACTTCATGTAATTAATGCTCGTTTAGATGTAGTAGAAGTGTTCCTGGAAAACGTGGAAGCAACCAATAATATCAGAGGATTATTAAAGCAAATGACAGATATTGAGAGGGTAGCTACTAGGATAACAGCTGGTAGATGTGCTGTAAAAGATTTTATGAGTATGCGTGATGGTTTGAGTGTAGCTCTGCAAATTTTTCATTACGTAGAAAGAGAGGAGTTATCCAAGAAAATTAGAGTAATAATGGAAGAAATGATATCATTCGATGATTTATTGAATATTCTGAATAGTGCTCTTACTCAGGTAGTATTGGAAGTTACTGATCACAGTTCATTTGTAAAAAGAGGATATCATGCTCCACTGGATGCTTTGTATGATTTGAGAAATAACGCAAGTAATAAAATCGATGATTTAAGGAGAAAATATGTTCAATTAACCGGTATTAGTAACTTGAAAATCTCCAAAAGTAACATT
Coding sequences:
- the lepB gene encoding signal peptidase I — translated: MKHNKFVDSILKPLLIALLLSSIIRNFIFENFEIPSSSMVPSLLVGDVVLVNKFSYGYGNYSSWINPQLHHRIFAKKPRIGDVIVFHCGLVNAPTCIKRLIAMEGDVVRVHGVNVYVNDVIVGKTKIADGIEDCETGKLCKYVEYSEKLPNEKEYNVRYREVMYIREKEEFSIPINMIRAEGTYVVPRGKYFFMGDNRDNSNDSRNVSGLGMVDELNLIGRAEYVIWNTDRIIKAISSMSIVKIKEIFRSL
- a CDS encoding D-alanine--D-alanine ligase family protein — its product is MKKDVLLICGGQSPEHEISIISARNVFNCLKDDFNVLTVTITRNGIWYLHTLFPQITSCDAEKASKAQICYFMKNNNGTQLYTEKGQKYNIDVVFPLVHGVSGEDGMLQGMLELYGMRYVGSNITSSVSCMNKILTKKILSYHNINIVPFLEINKQNFITYFEASERLGVKDMVVKPCNSGSSIGVSIVRSEAEYEVAIKNALQYSVDVLVEEMITGIELECSIIEKVENSQRILISSDAGQIVVDDGFYSYEAKYCNQKNVVTVIPASITREQHEMVANVAESAFKALKCRGWARVDFLMDSGNLYVNEINTIPGCTSISMYTKLLELKGISQKEIFKTLVELTLDEDVKLAYSYYSESEITCK
- the secY gene encoding preprotein translocase subunit SecY, which produces MLPILKRVLFVLGALLVYRFGTYVTIPGIDLIVLKKVADDASAKGLLGVFNMFTGGALSRMSIFGLNIMPYITASIVMQLLSAIVPYLSDMKKEGGETGRKKIASYTKYLALILAFFQAYGLVSGAEQISIDNANIVVETGFQFRLIGTISMVGGTVFMIWLSDQITKHGIGNGSSMIIFSGILAGLIPSINSLFSMIKVNAISIFSLLCFVFFTALLLFIIVFFERAYRPITVTYPRKQIGNKIYSGDSTHIPLKINTSGVLAPIFASSVLIFPSTIINLLSSSTNPIINWLLQNFGYGKPLYITLYLIFIVFFSFFYTSVVFNPTDTANNLKRNGAVIPGTRPGEHTAKYIESILIKLNVIGATYISFVCIVPEMLGSKYSLPFYLGGTSLLIVVNVSIELFQYIQNYLITMQYSNLIKKGRAVIRR
- the nuoL gene encoding NADH-quinone oxidoreductase subunit L, translating into MLIHLTLLALIAPPLSGAIQYFFCNTVKTTKYSSFIPIIGIIVSLFSSILLFYKILLFPSAVQHSLYNWIEVGDVKFDFSIAIDSMVTTILLVVCIISTLVYLYSIEYMKHDTSIKRYMLYLTLFTFFMIFLVTSGNLLQMFVGWEGVGCCSYFLICFWFEKSSATKAALKAFLVNRVADIFLLAGIIQLALKCGSTNFQEITIYINSLQGHDNAIDIIACCILLGAMGKSAQIFFHVWLPDAMEGPTPVSALIHAATMVAAGIFIIVKCKTIFEYSIIASNITLSVGAMTAFIMGIMAIFQTDIKKIIAYSTCSQLGYMFMSCGIHLYSAGIFHLITHAFFKALLFLCAGNIIHSVHGEQNIFKMKLSFRNIPLTYCSMVIGILSITGIFPFGSFFSKEMIIDGIYKSSANSNLCYVAYILSLVGVFFTAIYSFRMLLVIFHDHQSIQKNSSNTGTWKIKVPLILLSLLSSVIGYTGYNTSIFGIFADITNFHSSSQIEYIPTICTLSGYAVIYLINRKYSVLQLIPNIIKNTVHLTVNKKFYFEEFYTKCIEGLYQTADISAFIENSILNKGISKIIDVYTTTSQVLLKIYRGKIEFTIKAICITLLTITILLMYFKL
- the metK gene encoding methionine adenosyltransferase — encoded protein: MMPFLLTSESVSEGHPDKVADQISDAILDAILKQDKNARVAAETVVARGLILLSGEITTFADVDYCSVVRNTLKRIGYTEDDYGFSYDTYPILVNYNKQSLDIARGIRGRGDSDIDEGAGDQGIVFGYACDETDALMPASIYYSHCLMKKHSSVRRSGTLQWLKSDAKTQLTIRYDEKNGNPIAFDTIVFSTQHNEFVKDSEIRDGVIEEIIKPTLPEYMVDENTKFLINPAGRFVIGGPIADTGLTGRKIVVDTYGCASPHGGGAFSGKDPSKIDRSGAYFARYIAKNIVSSKLVRKCQVQIAYAIGVAEPVSININTFGESNVDERVLERVVQQNFDLKPRTIIDVLDLLQPIYEKTAVYGHFGREDEDFKWENTDKTYLFK
- a CDS encoding ACP S-malonyltransferase codes for the protein MAKNIVLLFPGQGSQYVKMGQDLYEKFSVAREVFEEVDDALEMKLTDIIFGDDIESLTTTYNAQPSIMAMSMAIIRIIKKEMKKKFYNNVNVVAGHSLGEYSALCAIDGINLRDTAKLLFMRGKIMHDTAKSSTGGMIALLGCYDISIVKKIIESVKQYCSSDSICEIANDNGAGQVILSCTGDALDKASVIASGVGIRKIMKLNVNIPFHSSIMKEAASCFVEYLDAIDIRDVDIPIVMNYDAKARTVAKEIRGAMMLQMNNLVRWRESIECILETYQPRYIVEIGPKRVLGDLISRMIPYNLNVKIFSTSTVKELSDFLDIV
- a CDS encoding cell division protein FtsQ/DivIB, which produces MAYAASAFILFAVFHKKIVYDCCFSAVVFSSDKKLSRYLQKIVEENFRNTHPSAYQIYYTLTSQSTLLESISVKVSVNNTAVISAEKRKPFALWYESLDSSTFLLIDQYGDILSSQNATNRILYEPFSEIKLSVYGKNAAFKIYNAKIIYDTISHISSHILYLHLIENRRWNVVCKNGTIIMLPQQNAKEALSMLQPYISSMMRMYSKIDIRLFPEKFFLTPIVHQK
- a CDS encoding elongation factor P; its protein translation is MKISAVDIRVGDILLYEKKLMRVIKIMHVQPGKGGAYMQTEIKDVVDSTKKNIRFRTSESVEKAYIEDEEYQFLYRIAESLFFINFVSYEQITVHEDMIGKEKVGYLRESMIIKMQKYEGNIVSCNLPESVVATVTECEESIKGQTVTSSYKPAIVNNSIKIMVPQFIKNGDEVRIRTEDDIYLERI
- the rplF gene encoding 50S ribosomal protein L6 encodes the protein MSRVGKMPVTVPAGISLKIDGSYIKASGPKGELEFSFPELVQFRYDGNLLTVSTNSEEKFGRSMWGTARNVVNNMIQGVNTGFSKKLELVGTGYKAAIRGKILVLELRFSHPVFYGIPSNVNIETPTPTEIVISGINKQVVGEIASEIRKLRPPEPYQGKGVRYAGERIIMKEGKKK
- the mutS gene encoding DNA mismatch repair protein MutS, yielding MISNKAMVTPMMMQYFAIKKANNEYMLFYRMGDFYELFFEDAVIAAKVLNIVLTKRGKCDEIDVPMCGVPYHSSSFYIQKLLKAGYKVAICEQLETAEEAKKRGMKTLVKREIVRVITQGTFFEEEMENDVTHKYIASVHLCKHGGNSDEGFCLAVLDLSTVDFSIIKGQRKDFMNYLYEFRIIELLCADKVAEKCEWIREALHLYSSNKVITRRPDVLFSYNRAIEVMKDVYNLPTVSSSFGFDEHEIIAIGVLLEYIKFTQKEHIPQLNLPKKRDDNIFVKIDVATRKHLEIEDSVNEGNTLFSVIDYTVSSIGKRLLKTYLRTVSKELHVINARLDVVEVFLENVEATNNIRGLLKQMTDIERVATRITAGRCAVKDFMSMRDGLSVALQIFHYVEREELSKKIRVIMEEMISFDDLLNILNSALTQVVLEVTDHSSFVKRGYHAPLDALYDLRNNASNKIDDLRRKYVQLTGISNLKISKSNIYGYCVDITLSQSSKISGTMFVKKHTLTNVVRYKTAELEELEIEILSVQSKIDAMEKEIFENIRLAITDRIDYIAVCISVIGKIDVMTSFAFLAKCRNYVRPTMINDFDLLIYDGKHPVLDVLLAENCTSNHCIFDENTNFQIITGANMAGKSTFLRQNALIVIMAQIGCFIPAKSAVIGLVDSIMSRIGASDNIANGESTFMVEMLETARILQNASQRSFILLDEVGRGTSAREGMAIARAITEHIHGKIGAKTIFATHYHELGELEKILEKARSYKMDVTECNNKIVFMHKISEGIAQHSYALHIARLAGIPKSVIERATEIYEKSSV